Proteins co-encoded in one Metabacillus sp. KUDC1714 genomic window:
- a CDS encoding sugar ABC transporter substrate-binding protein encodes MKLKKIMSMLMIAILTLGLLAACASGETGGSDSGKDGIVIGAAMPVFDDKWLSYLYDGIKEYDEAHDDVEVNMVDAKNDAGKQFSQVETFIVQQVDAILINPVETDAVGPMVDAANEAGIPVVVVNRMPDEETMEKIYAYVGSESVEAGTIQMEKVTELLGGKGNIGIMNGTLGQESVVNRTKGNKDVLEKNPDMKLVREQTADYQRSQGMTVMENWIQAGDEFDAIVANNDEMAIGAIMALEAAGKRGDIIIAGIDGTIDALEYVKDGKLNVTAFQDAYGQGKGAIETAIKAVKGEKLESNFINIPFELVTQENVDEYIAKWEK; translated from the coding sequence ATGAAACTAAAAAAAATAATGAGTATGTTAATGATTGCTATTCTTACATTAGGATTGTTAGCTGCATGTGCGTCAGGTGAAACAGGTGGAAGTGATTCAGGAAAAGATGGAATTGTAATCGGAGCTGCTATGCCTGTGTTTGATGATAAGTGGCTTTCCTACTTATACGATGGAATTAAAGAATATGATGAAGCTCATGATGATGTTGAAGTAAACATGGTAGATGCGAAAAATGATGCAGGTAAACAATTTTCACAAGTTGAAACTTTTATTGTTCAGCAGGTAGATGCAATTTTAATTAATCCTGTTGAAACAGATGCTGTAGGTCCGATGGTTGATGCGGCAAATGAGGCTGGAATACCTGTTGTTGTCGTTAATAGAATGCCAGATGAAGAGACGATGGAAAAGATTTATGCTTATGTAGGTTCCGAATCTGTTGAAGCAGGTACAATTCAAATGGAAAAAGTCACAGAGTTACTTGGTGGTAAAGGAAATATCGGAATTATGAACGGGACGTTAGGCCAAGAATCAGTTGTTAATAGAACAAAAGGAAATAAAGATGTCTTAGAGAAAAATCCAGATATGAAACTAGTTCGTGAACAGACTGCTGATTATCAAAGATCGCAAGGCATGACCGTAATGGAAAACTGGATTCAAGCTGGAGATGAATTCGATGCAATTGTAGCGAATAATGATGAAATGGCAATTGGTGCAATCATGGCCCTTGAGGCCGCTGGTAAGCGCGGAGATATTATTATTGCAGGGATTGATGGAACAATTGACGCATTAGAATATGTAAAAGATGGAAAGTTGAATGTAACTGCCTTCCAGGATGCTTATGGCCAAGGGAAGGGTGCAATTGAAACAGCTATTAAGGCTGTTAAAGGAGAAAAGCTAGAAAGTAATTTCATAAATATTCCATTTGAATTAGTTACTCAAGAGAATGTTGATGAGTATATCGCGAAGTGGGAGAAATAA
- a CDS encoding ATP-binding protein, whose translation MKSYIEKWNTNANKVNILLVDDRPENLLALESVLSSPEYNLISVNSGEAALKHVLIDNIAVILLDVQMPGIDGFETARMIKSREKSKQIPIIFITAISQALEHVTEGYHSGAIDYIFKPFHPETLRMKIDAFIKIHRYQEQIMFQNEVLRVTGETLADTLVTFDETGKVITTNPAIDNMFGYMVEEIINEHINLIVPDLTKYFGDLIHIGTIIETTALRKNSSVFPADIQIGEASIGGQLVYVCSIRDVTERKLIEEERFRKIFEATPCLVSLRSLKDWHFINVNKSWLTYSGFNHYEEILNQSADPLTYISYEDIGETVVEMADLTHPVYNSRIKYLNKTGELREGLLSTELMELHGENCLLSVITDITERVLVEKEMARLDRLNIVGEMASGIVHEVRNPMTTIRGFLQMSKDFPSSEFIDIMIEELDRAHNIITEFLSVSKNNNTKREWKNLNGVIETLFPLIQAKAMYTDHHVDLDLAVCPSIQIHEREIRQLILNLSLNGLEAMSSSGTLTIKTYHQDDQVVLAIQDQGCGIKDEVIDKIGTPFFSTKKNGTGLGLSICHKVVSEHNGKIKIDSSDKGTTFLVYFPCEDNQLLGEDSHHMLNL comes from the coding sequence ATGAAAAGCTATATCGAAAAATGGAACACTAATGCAAATAAAGTAAATATATTATTAGTAGATGATCGTCCAGAGAATCTATTAGCACTTGAAAGTGTCCTATCCTCACCTGAATACAATTTAATTAGTGTCAATTCAGGTGAAGCAGCGTTAAAGCATGTACTTATAGATAACATTGCTGTAATTTTGCTAGATGTACAAATGCCAGGGATTGATGGATTTGAAACAGCTAGAATGATAAAGTCTCGTGAGAAATCTAAGCAAATTCCAATTATTTTTATTACAGCCATTAGTCAGGCTTTAGAGCATGTGACAGAGGGGTATCACTCAGGTGCTATTGATTATATCTTTAAACCTTTTCACCCTGAAACTTTGAGGATGAAAATTGATGCTTTTATAAAAATTCATCGATACCAAGAACAAATTATGTTTCAGAATGAAGTATTAAGAGTAACCGGAGAAACATTGGCAGATACCCTTGTTACTTTTGATGAAACTGGTAAGGTGATAACGACAAATCCCGCAATAGACAATATGTTTGGATATATGGTGGAAGAAATAATAAATGAACACATCAATCTGATTGTACCTGATTTGACAAAGTATTTTGGAGATCTTATCCATATAGGTACAATTATTGAAACTACGGCACTCCGAAAGAATTCATCTGTTTTTCCAGCTGATATCCAAATTGGAGAGGCTAGTATAGGAGGTCAGCTGGTTTATGTTTGTTCAATTCGTGATGTTACAGAAAGAAAGCTGATTGAGGAAGAACGTTTTCGTAAAATATTTGAAGCAACACCATGCCTTGTATCATTGCGATCGCTAAAAGACTGGCACTTTATCAACGTAAATAAGAGTTGGTTAACTTACTCTGGATTTAATCACTATGAAGAAATACTCAATCAATCAGCCGATCCTCTAACATATATCTCTTATGAAGATATTGGTGAAACCGTTGTTGAAATGGCTGATTTAACACATCCTGTATACAATAGCAGAATAAAGTACTTAAACAAAACAGGAGAGTTACGAGAAGGTTTATTATCAACTGAATTAATGGAATTACATGGAGAGAACTGTCTTCTTTCAGTAATCACTGACATTACAGAGAGAGTTTTAGTCGAGAAAGAAATGGCACGGTTGGACCGTCTAAACATTGTAGGGGAAATGGCGTCTGGAATTGTCCACGAAGTTCGTAATCCGATGACAACCATCCGTGGGTTTTTACAAATGTCTAAAGATTTTCCTTCATCTGAATTTATTGACATTATGATTGAAGAGCTTGATCGGGCGCATAATATCATTACTGAATTTCTATCAGTCTCAAAAAATAATAATACAAAACGAGAATGGAAGAATTTAAACGGAGTTATTGAAACATTGTTCCCGCTTATTCAAGCGAAAGCGATGTACACAGATCATCATGTTGATCTAGATCTAGCTGTCTGCCCTTCTATACAAATCCATGAACGTGAAATTCGGCAATTGATTTTAAACCTTTCACTTAATGGTCTTGAGGCAATGTCTTCAAGCGGAACCTTAACCATTAAAACATATCATCAAGATGACCAGGTTGTTTTAGCAATTCAGGATCAAGGTTGTGGGATTAAGGATGAAGTTATTGATAAAATTGGTACACCTTTCTTCAGTACAAAGAAAAATGGTACTGGTCTTGGTTTGTCCATTTGTCATAAAGTTGTTTCTGAACATAACGGCAAAATTAAGATTGATTCAAGTGACAAAGGTACTACATTTTTAGTTTATTTTCCTTGTGAAGACAATCAGTTATTAGGTGAAGATTCTCATCATATGCTCAATCTTTAA
- a CDS encoding sugar ABC transporter ATP-binding protein produces MSEQYILEMQNITKEFPGVKALDNIQLKVKKGTVHALMGENGAGKSTLMKIIFGIYTPNHGTIKYKGKELNVSSTKEALKNGISMIHQELSPVPHMTVAENIFLGREPIKGKFGWVNDKKMVEDARELFEKLDMKINPTSKMKDLSIANMQMVEIATAVSYHADLIIMDEPTSAITEKEVEQLFNIIQSLKAKGVSIIYISHKMDEIFKICDEITVFRDGQYIGTKGAHELNQDTLIQMMVGREIKQVFHKEAAEIKEVVLEVNNLSKEGKFKNISFEVRKGEILGIAGLMGSGRTEVIESIFGIDPPDSGEIFIHGEKVKIKSPQDAIKLKLSLLTEDRKLTGAFLPISIRENMIISNIDHFSQLGYVNKKLVDETCKEQVERLNIKTPSIDQLIMNLSGGNQQKVLLARWLLNDPDILILDEPTRGVDVGAKSEIHKLMSKLAQEGKAIIMISSELPEVLGMSDRVIVMHEGSKKGELSREEANQEKILEVAYS; encoded by the coding sequence GTGAGTGAACAATATATTTTAGAAATGCAAAATATTACAAAGGAATTCCCTGGGGTAAAAGCGCTAGATAATATTCAATTGAAGGTAAAGAAAGGGACCGTTCATGCATTAATGGGTGAAAATGGTGCTGGGAAATCTACACTCATGAAAATTATTTTTGGAATTTATACGCCTAACCATGGAACGATTAAATATAAAGGGAAAGAATTGAACGTTTCGAGCACAAAGGAAGCATTAAAGAATGGGATATCGATGATTCACCAAGAATTAAGTCCGGTTCCTCATATGACCGTTGCCGAAAATATCTTCTTAGGCAGAGAACCTATAAAAGGTAAATTTGGCTGGGTAAATGATAAGAAAATGGTGGAGGACGCTAGGGAGTTATTTGAAAAACTCGATATGAAGATTAATCCAACTTCAAAAATGAAAGACTTAAGCATTGCAAATATGCAAATGGTTGAAATCGCAACAGCTGTGTCATATCATGCTGATTTAATTATTATGGATGAACCAACATCTGCCATTACAGAAAAAGAAGTAGAGCAATTATTTAATATTATTCAATCGTTAAAAGCGAAAGGTGTTTCGATCATATATATATCACATAAAATGGATGAGATTTTTAAAATTTGTGATGAAATTACTGTCTTTAGAGATGGGCAATATATCGGGACAAAGGGTGCACATGAATTAAATCAAGATACATTAATTCAAATGATGGTAGGAAGAGAAATAAAACAAGTATTTCATAAAGAAGCTGCAGAAATTAAGGAGGTCGTTCTTGAAGTTAACAATCTCTCAAAAGAGGGGAAATTCAAAAACATAAGTTTTGAAGTAAGAAAAGGTGAGATATTAGGGATTGCAGGGTTAATGGGCTCTGGTAGAACAGAGGTAATCGAAAGTATTTTCGGCATTGATCCACCTGACTCAGGCGAGATTTTTATCCATGGAGAAAAGGTGAAAATAAAATCACCTCAAGATGCAATTAAACTCAAGCTCTCATTATTAACAGAAGATCGAAAATTAACAGGAGCATTTCTTCCGATTTCAATTAGGGAAAATATGATTATTTCGAATATCGATCATTTTTCACAGCTAGGATATGTAAATAAAAAATTAGTTGATGAAACATGTAAGGAACAGGTAGAACGGTTAAATATAAAAACACCTAGTATTGATCAACTTATTATGAACCTAAGCGGTGGAAATCAACAGAAGGTCCTGCTAGCGAGATGGTTGTTAAATGATCCCGATATTCTTATTTTAGATGAGCCAACTAGAGGTGTTGATGTTGGAGCAAAATCAGAAATACACAAATTGATGTCTAAGTTAGCGCAGGAAGGTAAAGCCATTATTATGATTTCTTCTGAATTGCCTGAAGTATTAGGAATGAGTGATCGTGTCATTGTCATGCATGAAGGTAGCAAAAAAGGAGAATTAAGTAGGGAAGAAGCAAATCAAGAGAAAATTTTAGAGGTTGCTTATAGTTGA
- a CDS encoding ABC transporter permease: protein MNNPVGSTVTSVSKTKFAWKEKGAQLTSKYGILLVLLAMMVTMSLLSEAFLTAQNLLNVIRQISFIGIVAMGVTMVIITTGIDLSSGSVIALVSVASASFAHPGEFPIIVPLAIGLGIGALAGLINGTITAKGKIPAFIATLGMMIAARGLALLYSDGRPIPDLSPSFLFIGKGEIIGIPFPIVVFIVMGIISHLMLSKTKFGKYTYAIGGNEQAARICGINVDRYKIMIYTYAGFLSAIAGMMLTARISVGQPSMGNMFELDAIAAAVIGGTSLAGGVGTIAGTMIGALIIGVLNNGLDLLGVSSYWQQILKGIIIVSAVLIDARKNKKA from the coding sequence ATGAATAATCCAGTTGGCAGCACAGTTACGAGTGTTAGTAAGACTAAGTTTGCTTGGAAAGAGAAAGGGGCACAACTAACTAGTAAGTATGGGATATTACTAGTTTTACTCGCAATGATGGTGACAATGTCATTACTTTCAGAAGCCTTTCTAACAGCACAAAACTTATTAAATGTTATTCGTCAAATTTCATTTATCGGAATTGTTGCAATGGGTGTTACGATGGTTATTATTACAACAGGAATTGATTTGTCATCAGGGTCAGTTATTGCGTTAGTTTCTGTTGCATCAGCAAGTTTTGCTCATCCAGGTGAATTTCCAATCATTGTCCCTTTAGCAATTGGACTTGGTATTGGTGCGCTTGCTGGATTAATTAACGGAACAATTACAGCAAAAGGAAAAATTCCTGCTTTTATCGCTACACTAGGAATGATGATTGCTGCAAGAGGTTTAGCTTTATTATATAGTGATGGAAGACCAATTCCTGATTTATCGCCATCATTTTTGTTTATTGGTAAAGGTGAAATCATAGGGATCCCATTTCCAATTGTTGTATTTATTGTTATGGGGATTATCTCACATTTGATGTTAAGTAAAACAAAGTTCGGTAAATATACGTATGCAATTGGTGGGAATGAACAAGCTGCACGAATTTGCGGGATTAATGTAGACCGATATAAAATCATGATCTATACTTACGCTGGTTTTCTTTCTGCCATTGCTGGGATGATGTTAACAGCGAGAATCAGTGTAGGTCAACCAAGTATGGGAAATATGTTTGAGTTAGATGCTATTGCAGCTGCAGTAATTGGTGGAACAAGTCTAGCTGGGGGCGTTGGAACAATTGCGGGAACAATGATTGGTGCACTAATTATCGGTGTACTGAACAATGGCCTTGATTTATTAGGGGTTTCATCTTACTGGCAACAAATTTTAAAGGGTATCATCATTGTAAGCGCTGTATTAATTGATGCTCGTAAAAATAAAAAAGCGTAA
- a CDS encoding nitroreductase family protein has translation MEFNHVVSSRREITSFLDQPVPSEKIEGILESAWLAPTGNNLPSREFIVVNDRGMLDHLSKTTPYVPWLKEANYAIVITGRPTISKYWIQDSSIASGYIWLAAVDAGLGCAFGAVFNATDEDDSEQREMYVRDALNIPNDRRVLAILGLGYGKEKPKKKDLPNKKEIIHHGLFDQDH, from the coding sequence ATGGAATTTAACCATGTGGTGAGTAGCAGACGGGAAATTACTAGTTTTTTAGACCAACCGGTACCTTCTGAAAAAATCGAAGGGATTTTAGAATCAGCATGGCTTGCACCTACAGGGAATAATCTGCCTTCGAGAGAGTTTATCGTTGTAAATGATCGAGGAATGCTTGATCATCTGTCAAAAACAACCCCATATGTACCATGGTTAAAAGAAGCAAACTATGCGATCGTTATTACAGGTCGTCCAACAATTAGTAAGTATTGGATTCAGGACTCGTCAATTGCAAGTGGGTATATTTGGTTAGCTGCAGTGGACGCTGGATTAGGGTGTGCTTTTGGAGCAGTCTTTAATGCGACAGATGAGGATGATTCCGAACAAAGGGAAATGTATGTAAGAGATGCATTAAATATACCGAATGACCGAAGAGTGCTTGCTATTTTGGGATTAGGATATGGGAAAGAAAAGCCAAAAAAGAAAGATCTACCAAATAAAAAAGAAATAATTCATCATGGATTATTTGATCAAGATCATTAA
- a CDS encoding LacI family DNA-binding transcriptional regulator, with protein MKPTIYDIAREAGVSATTVSKVINNKGRISEKTKAKIMKIMEDLHYQPNVLASAMKGKNTFTIGIIIPDMNNPVYSEYLKLIEAYGRELGFSILICNTNNDPEKEEEQVTLFRQRQVDGFIIASKFKNDEVLKELINENFPLVLFALERPELSIDCVTIDDFLGGYKVTEYLLSLGHRQIGVMTEDAVSSLERVKGYKRALSNADIEYSEKLIYQSETTIERAVEQAGKLLDNQDRPTAIFGCNDVLAVGTIMAAKQRGIKIPNELSVIGFDNTFMCKIVEPQLSSVAAPLGEMGRKAMDLLISKIDKTNKLKQRIKMLPDLVIRETTARVYGKEGQ; from the coding sequence ATGAAACCTACCATTTATGATATCGCTAGAGAAGCAGGGGTTTCTGCTACTACTGTTAGCAAAGTTATAAATAATAAGGGACGCATAAGTGAAAAGACAAAAGCTAAAATAATGAAAATCATGGAAGATCTTCATTATCAACCGAATGTATTGGCCTCGGCAATGAAAGGGAAAAATACATTCACAATCGGAATTATCATTCCAGATATGAACAATCCTGTTTATTCTGAGTACTTGAAATTAATTGAAGCATACGGGCGTGAATTGGGATTTAGTATTTTAATTTGTAATACGAATAATGACCCAGAAAAAGAAGAAGAACAAGTAACGTTATTCCGTCAGAGACAGGTTGATGGCTTCATTATTGCTTCAAAATTTAAAAATGATGAGGTTCTTAAAGAGCTTATTAATGAGAATTTTCCATTAGTGCTTTTTGCACTTGAACGTCCTGAACTTAGTATTGATTGTGTAACTATTGATGATTTTTTAGGAGGATATAAGGTTACGGAATATTTACTATCATTAGGGCATCGACAAATTGGCGTAATGACTGAGGATGCAGTAAGCAGTTTAGAGCGTGTTAAGGGTTATAAGCGAGCGTTATCAAATGCTGATATAGAATATAGCGAAAAATTAATTTACCAAAGTGAAACAACAATCGAGAGGGCGGTTGAACAAGCAGGAAAACTTCTAGATAACCAAGATAGACCTACTGCAATCTTTGGTTGTAATGATGTTTTAGCTGTTGGTACAATAATGGCGGCAAAACAACGTGGAATAAAGATTCCAAACGAATTATCTGTTATCGGTTTTGACAATACATTTATGTGCAAAATAGTAGAACCACAATTATCTTCAGTTGCGGCGCCTTTAGGTGAAATGGGGAGAAAAGCAATGGATCTGCTTATTAGTAAAATTGATAAAACAAATAAATTAAAGCAACGAATAAAGATGCTACCTGATCTAGTGATTCGTGAGACAACAGCTCGAGTTTATGGGAAAGAAGGTCAATAG
- a CDS encoding fatty acid--CoA ligase, which produces MYLTIGKLFEQTVAKFGKKEALVDRPRGIRWTYQEWNNEVNKLANTLLATGVRKGDRVSTFLFNSYELGTVYFAAAKIGAIINPINFRLKADEVSYILHDAEPKIVLFEHALEPQITKIHDQFPSVSFWSIDESPPAFASSYHENVKSASTTQPMTEVFESDTYAIMYTSGTTGRPKGVMHRHRDMIEHSLICISSLTMSTSDIGLVTAPMFHCAELHCCFLPRVHVGAKNVIIHHFDAKEVLHTIKDEGITSFFAAPTMWNMLLQENLELYDLTSLELGLYGAAPMAPVLVNACKEKLGIELVQAYGMTEMGPAITFLGKDEQLSKAGSAGRACFNHEVRVVKPNENGPSEPEDILPPGEVGEIIVKGPAMMIGYFNRKEASEEALYKGWYHSGDLGYLDKDGFLFVADRVDDMVISGGENVYPREVEDALYEHEGILDVAVLGEPDELWGEKVIAVVVKKDQNVTAEDLENFCKHSEKLAPYKRPRRYVFVDQLPRNASGKIQKFLLREDLKNQEVK; this is translated from the coding sequence ATGTATTTAACGATTGGTAAGTTATTTGAACAAACCGTTGCTAAATTTGGAAAAAAGGAAGCGTTGGTAGATCGACCAAGAGGAATTCGCTGGACATATCAGGAGTGGAACAACGAAGTAAACAAGCTTGCAAATACATTACTTGCTACAGGTGTTCGCAAAGGGGATCGAGTATCTACATTTCTATTCAATTCATATGAATTAGGAACAGTTTATTTTGCTGCAGCAAAGATCGGGGCAATTATAAATCCAATAAATTTTCGTTTGAAAGCAGATGAAGTATCATATATTTTGCATGATGCTGAGCCGAAAATTGTCTTGTTCGAACATGCTTTGGAACCCCAAATTACAAAGATACATGACCAGTTCCCATCTGTTTCCTTTTGGTCTATTGATGAATCACCCCCAGCCTTTGCTTCTTCTTATCACGAGAACGTTAAATCAGCTTCAACAACACAACCAATGACAGAAGTATTTGAATCAGATACTTACGCAATAATGTATACAAGTGGAACTACAGGTCGACCAAAAGGGGTAATGCACCGTCATCGTGATATGATTGAGCATAGCTTAATTTGTATTAGCTCTTTAACAATGTCTACGAGTGATATTGGACTTGTAACAGCCCCAATGTTCCATTGTGCAGAACTTCATTGCTGTTTTCTGCCTCGAGTGCATGTCGGAGCAAAAAATGTGATTATCCATCACTTTGATGCAAAGGAAGTGTTACATACAATAAAAGATGAAGGGATAACAAGTTTTTTTGCTGCCCCAACGATGTGGAATATGCTATTACAAGAAAATTTAGAACTATATGATTTAACATCACTTGAGCTTGGTCTCTATGGTGCAGCACCAATGGCGCCTGTATTAGTCAATGCATGTAAGGAGAAACTGGGGATCGAACTTGTGCAAGCATATGGAATGACGGAAATGGGTCCAGCTATCACATTTCTAGGGAAAGATGAACAGCTTTCAAAAGCAGGTTCAGCTGGAAGAGCTTGCTTTAATCACGAAGTAAGAGTTGTTAAACCAAATGAAAACGGACCATCTGAGCCTGAAGATATATTACCACCTGGTGAGGTAGGAGAAATAATCGTGAAAGGTCCAGCTATGATGATTGGGTATTTTAATAGAAAAGAGGCCAGTGAAGAAGCACTTTATAAAGGTTGGTATCACTCTGGTGATCTCGGATATTTAGATAAGGATGGTTTCTTATTTGTTGCAGATCGAGTGGATGATATGGTCATAAGTGGTGGAGAAAATGTCTACCCACGCGAGGTAGAAGATGCTCTTTATGAGCATGAAGGAATACTAGATGTAGCTGTTCTTGGAGAACCTGATGAATTATGGGGAGAGAAGGTAATCGCAGTTGTCGTGAAAAAAGATCAAAATGTGACTGCCGAAGATTTAGAAAACTTCTGTAAGCATTCTGAAAAGCTAGCACCTTATAAGCGTCCAAGAAGATATGTTTTCGTTGATCAATTACCTAGAAATGCAAGTGGGAAGATTCAAAAGTTTTTATTACGTGAGGATTTAAAAAATCAGGAGGTTAAATGA
- a CDS encoding LacI family DNA-binding transcriptional regulator, with product MKITIYDVAEKAGVSISTVSKVLNNQQVGKKSKEKVLSAMNELKYKPSVLASALTGKRTSTIGFLLPDIANPFIAEMARQVEDRAHERGYNLVICSTDFRSEKEEHYVSLLRQKSVDGFIFAGGFKNRNVVMELLKENVPVILLAAEPHPNLTVNTVTVDNFVGGYEIANYLISQGHKNIAVIAEDATSSQERIRGYKQAMQDHNLYVQDEHIMICNSSVEHAQKLTEATLDTPNPPTAIIGANDLLAIGILIGAREKNLVIPQDLSITGFDNTLLSKCCDPTLTTVDQPIQSMCSQAVDILLAEIEGKHNTRQKILVLPKLIIRNSTCEVY from the coding sequence GTGAAAATTACGATCTATGATGTTGCAGAAAAAGCAGGTGTTTCAATTTCTACCGTATCTAAGGTCTTGAATAATCAGCAGGTTGGAAAAAAATCAAAGGAAAAAGTTTTAAGTGCAATGAACGAGCTAAAATACAAGCCAAGTGTCCTTGCATCTGCTTTAACTGGTAAGCGAACTTCCACAATAGGTTTTTTGTTACCCGATATCGCAAATCCTTTTATTGCTGAGATGGCACGTCAAGTTGAAGACCGTGCCCATGAACGGGGATATAACCTTGTTATCTGCAGTACTGATTTTAGATCGGAAAAAGAAGAGCACTACGTTTCATTGCTACGGCAGAAAAGCGTCGATGGTTTTATTTTTGCTGGTGGTTTTAAAAATAGGAATGTTGTTATGGAGTTGCTAAAGGAAAATGTTCCAGTGATTCTACTAGCTGCTGAACCTCACCCTAACCTGACTGTGAATACTGTAACCGTGGATAATTTTGTTGGAGGTTATGAAATAGCTAATTACTTAATTTCTCAAGGTCATAAAAATATAGCAGTAATTGCTGAGGATGCCACAAGCAGTCAGGAGCGAATTCGCGGCTACAAACAGGCTATGCAAGATCATAACTTATATGTACAAGATGAGCATATAATGATCTGTAACTCTAGTGTCGAACATGCACAGAAGCTAACAGAAGCAACACTGGATACACCTAATCCACCAACAGCAATTATTGGCGCCAATGATTTGCTAGCGATTGGGATTTTGATTGGTGCACGTGAAAAAAACTTAGTTATTCCTCAAGATCTATCAATTACAGGATTTGATAACACACTATTATCGAAATGCTGTGATCCAACATTAACAACGGTTGATCAACCAATTCAGAGCATGTGCTCTCAAGCAGTGGATATTTTATTAGCTGAGATAGAAGGTAAACATAATACAAGACAAAAGATACTGGTACTGCCGAAGTTAATTATAAGAAACTCAACTTGTGAGGTATACTAA
- a CDS encoding CheR family methyltransferase, which yields MEKIVMHEKNPVDLEKIEIDLLLEGIYRHYGFDFRNYVFSSIRRRIWHRIYSEKLSSVSGLQELVLHDPKIMRSLLEDFSITVTEMFRDPSFYSAFRKKIIPILKEYPTIRIWHAGCSTGEEVYSMAILLYDEGLHKKATLYATDINESALETAKLGIFPLKKMQLYTKNYLHSGGRKAFTEYYTVKDNQAIFHAFLRENVVFAQHNLAVDHSFNEFHVILCRNVMIYFNSNLQNRVHELFYNSLVSSGILGIGKREDLAFTSHSTCYEEMDSDEKLYRKMEH from the coding sequence GAAAAAATAGAAATTGATTTATTACTAGAAGGTATTTATCGGCATTATGGATTTGATTTTCGAAACTATGTATTCTCATCGATTCGTCGTCGTATATGGCATCGAATCTATTCTGAGAAATTATCGTCAGTTTCAGGATTACAAGAATTGGTTCTACATGATCCAAAAATTATGAGAAGTCTATTAGAGGATTTCTCGATCACGGTAACTGAAATGTTCCGTGATCCCAGTTTTTATTCAGCTTTTCGTAAGAAAATCATTCCTATATTAAAAGAATATCCTACTATTCGGATATGGCATGCAGGGTGTTCTACAGGTGAAGAAGTCTACTCAATGGCAATTCTGTTATACGATGAAGGATTACATAAAAAAGCAACATTATACGCAACTGATATTAATGAATCTGCGTTAGAAACAGCGAAGTTAGGTATTTTTCCATTAAAGAAGATGCAATTGTATACAAAAAATTACCTACATTCAGGTGGTAGAAAAGCATTTACTGAATATTACACAGTTAAAGACAATCAAGCAATTTTTCATGCCTTCCTACGAGAAAATGTTGTTTTTGCTCAACATAATCTAGCGGTGGATCATTCTTTTAATGAGTTTCATGTCATTCTCTGTAGAAATGTCATGATTTATTTTAACTCAAATTTACAAAACCGTGTGCACGAATTATTTTATAATAGTCTAGTTTCATCAGGAATATTGGGGATTGGAAAAAGAGAGGATCTTGCTTTTACTAGCCATAGTACGTGTTATGAGGAGATGGATTCTGATGAAAAGCTATATCGAAAAATGGAACACTAA